In one Cervus canadensis isolate Bull #8, Minnesota chromosome 22, ASM1932006v1, whole genome shotgun sequence genomic region, the following are encoded:
- the CLEC3B gene encoding tetranectin translates to MALWGPCLLLCLLSLLTQVAADAPTAKVKKAANAKKDAVSPKMLEELKTQLDSLAQEVALLKEQQALQTVCLKGTKVHMKCFLAFVQAKTFHEASEDCISRGGTLGTPQTGSENDSLYDYLRQSVGSEAEVWLGFNDMASEGTWVDMTGGHIAYKNWETEITAQPDGGKVENCATLSGAANGKWFDKRCRDKLPYVCQFAIV, encoded by the exons ATGGCGCTCTGGGGGCCCTGcctgctcctctgcctcctctccctcctgaccCAGGTCGCCGCCGATGCCCCCACAGCCAAGGTCAAGAAGGCTGCAAATGCCAAGAAAG ATGCCGTGAGTCCGAAGATGCTGGAGGAACTCAAGACTCAGCTGGACAGCCTGGCCCAGGAGGTGGCCCTGCTGAAGGAGCAGCAGGCCTTGCAGACGG TCTGTCTGAAGGGTACCAAGGTGCATATGAAGTGCTTCCTGGCCTTCGTCCAGGCTAAGACCTTCCACGAGGCGAGCGAGGACTGCATCTCGCGCGGGGGCACCCTGGGCACCCCGCAGACGGGCTCCGAGAACGACTCCCTCTACGACTACCTGCGCCAGAGCGTGGGCAGCGAGGCCGAGGTCTGGCTGGGCTTCAACGACATGGCGTCCGAGGGCACCTGGGTGGACATGACCGGCGGCCACATCGCCTACAAGAACTGGGAGACGGAGATCACCGCGCAGCCCGACGGCGGCAAGGTGGAGAACTGCGCCACCCTGTCGGGCGCGGCCAATGGCAAGTGGTTCGACAAGCGCTGCCGGGACAAGCTGCCCTACGTCTGCCAGTTCGCCATCGTCTAG